In Rhodanobacter denitrificans, the sequence CGTAGGTCAACACTTCCCTAACATTCTGTTTCGGTGCTTTCGCTTGACTTTCGGCATAAACTTACGCTAGACCCCACCCACGGCGGTACTCTCGATGGATATGCAAACCCCCATGGCTTCGCAACCCGCAGAAACCTTCGCCGAACGTATCAAGTTGCTGATCCAGCGCGTGGGCAGCGCCACGGAAATCGCCCGCATGTGTGGCTTCTCCGAGGGCGTGGTGCGCAGTTGGCGTGATGGCAACACCGATCCGTCACGTGCACGGTGCGTGACGCTGGCCAAGACGCTGGGCATTTCGCTGGTCTGGCTGGTGGCCGGCGAGGGGACGCTGCAGGTCGATCCCGCACCCACCGGCATGGATGAGCAGTACAGCTCGGAAAAAGCCACGCCGCACCGCTCCCGGGCTCAGCTGCCCGCAGTCGGTCACATGGCCGCCGCCACGGCGGTCGATGCGCAGCGGCTGGACACTGCCGTACGCATGCTGCAATCGGAGCTGAGTTTGGCCGACAGTCGTCTTTCGCTGTCCGAGAACACCGACCTGCTCAGTCAACTCTATGAGATGCTCGGTCCCGGCGGCTCGCATGTGGACCCGCTGGCCATGGTGACTTTCAACCAGCGGCTCGCCGAGCGGATTCGCCGGGAACGCAACACGGCCTGATCCATCCAACACCTGGTTGCGACAGGGAAGGCGTGGCAGCCCGCAGGCTGCCACGCTTTTTCGTACCAGCGTTCAGAGCAGGGCGATATCGGCGATGGCGCCGAACTGGGCTTTCAGCTGGCCCAGCAGCGCCAGCCGATTGGCGCGCACCATCGGATCGTCGGCATTCACCAGCACACTGTCGAAGAATGCATCCACCGCTGCTTGCAGTTGTGACAGGCGCGCCAGCGCCGCGGTGTAATCGCCGGCGGCCAGGGCGGCGGCGCTGTCGTGCCGTGCCGAGGCCAGCGCATCAGCCAGTTCGCGTTCCGCATCCGCCTCGAAACGCGTGGGGTCGATGGTTCGGCCGATCGGGGGCGCGCCGGGCTCGTCCGCGTGCTTGCGCAGAATGTTGGCGACCCGCTTGTTGGCTGCCGCCAGGCTGACCGCCTCCGGGCAGCGGCTGAACTCGGCCACCGCACGCAGGCGGCCGTCGAAATCGGCCAGGCTGACCGGCTGCACCGCCAGCACCGCTTCAAACTGCGCGTTGTCGAAACCCTGCTCGGCGTAATAGCCGCGCAGGCGGTCGAGCACGAAGTCGTACAGTTCGTCGGTCAGGATCGCCCGCCGCTGGCCGGCGTTCAGGGCCGGCGGCTTGCCGTCCTTGCCCGGCTTCAAGCCCGCCGCCAGCGCCGCGTCCGGCAGCAGTTCCAGCGCCTCGATGAAGCTGGCACGCAGGTCCAGTTCCAGGCCGCCTTCGATCAGGGTGCGCGCCAGGCCCAGCGCGGCGCGGCGCAGGGCAAACGGATCCTTGTTGCCGCCGGGCTTCATGCCGACGGCGAAGATGCCGGCCAGGGTGTCCAGCCGTTCGGCCACGGCCAGCACCTGGCCAAGCCGGTCGGCGGCGATCGCGTCGCCGCCGAAACGCGGCTGGTAGTAGCTGTCCAGCGCCTCGGCCACCGCCGCCGTCTCACCGTCGTGGCTGGCGTAATAGCGCCCCATCACGCCCTGCAACTCGGGAAACTCGCCGACCATGCGGGTCAACAGGTCGCACTTGCTCAAGGAGGCGGCGCGCGTGGCCATGGCGGCATCGACGCCGACCCGGTTGGCGACCACCCGCGCCAATTCGGCGACGCGCACGCTCTTGTCCCACAGGCTGCCCAGTGCCTGCTGGTAGGTGACGTTCTTCAGCTGCTCCTGGTAGCTGGCCAGCGGCGTCTTCAGGTCCTCGTCCCAGAAGAACTTGGCATCGGCGAAGCGCGGCCGGATCACCCGCTCGTAGCCCTTGCGGATCTCGGCCGGATCCTTGCTCTCGATGTTCGCGATGCCGATGAAATGCTCGGTCAGGCGACCGTCGATGTCGAACACAGGCACGAACTTCTGGTTCGCCACCATGGTGGTCACCAGCGCCTCTGGCGGCACGCCGAGAAACTCGCGCTCGAACGTGCAGGCGATCGCCACCGGCCACTCGGTGAGATTGGCCAGCTCGTCGAGCAGCGCCTCGTCGAACCGCGGCACGCCGCCGGTGACTGCGGCGGCCAGGTCGACCTGGTTGCGGATGCGCTGGCGCCGTTCGCGCGGATCGGCCAGTACGTTGCAGGCGCGCATCGCATCCAGCCAGCCATCCGCGTCGGCCAGGTGCACCGGCTGCGGGTGCATGAAGCGGTGGCCGCGCGACTTGCGGCCGCTGTGCAGGCCCAGCACGCTGCCGTCGACGATGTCGGCGCCGTGCAGGATCACCAGCCAGTGTGCCGGACGCACGAAGCTATAGTCGTGGTCGGCCCAGCGCATCGGTCG encodes:
- a CDS encoding helix-turn-helix domain-containing protein; amino-acid sequence: MASQPAETFAERIKLLIQRVGSATEIARMCGFSEGVVRSWRDGNTDPSRARCVTLAKTLGISLVWLVAGEGTLQVDPAPTGMDEQYSSEKATPHRSRAQLPAVGHMAAATAVDAQRLDTAVRMLQSELSLADSRLSLSENTDLLSQLYEMLGPGGSHVDPLAMVTFNQRLAERIRRERNTA
- the glyS gene encoding glycine--tRNA ligase subunit beta produces the protein MSAAKSLLIELGTEELPPKALDELSAAFLRGICDGLAKRGIDAGLDLAQAYASPRRLAAYIPAVAATQPPQALERRGPALNAALDAEGRPSKALFGFAQSCGVSVEQLEKLETDKGGWFVWRTVKPGQPVAVLLPEIIDEALKTLPIPRPMRWADHDYSFVRPAHWLVILHGADIVDGSVLGLHSGRKSRGHRFMHPQPVHLADADGWLDAMRACNVLADPRERRQRIRNQVDLAAAVTGGVPRFDEALLDELANLTEWPVAIACTFEREFLGVPPEALVTTMVANQKFVPVFDIDGRLTEHFIGIANIESKDPAEIRKGYERVIRPRFADAKFFWDEDLKTPLASYQEQLKNVTYQQALGSLWDKSVRVAELARVVANRVGVDAAMATRAASLSKCDLLTRMVGEFPELQGVMGRYYASHDGETAAVAEALDSYYQPRFGGDAIAADRLGQVLAVAERLDTLAGIFAVGMKPGGNKDPFALRRAALGLARTLIEGGLELDLRASFIEALELLPDAALAAGLKPGKDGKPPALNAGQRRAILTDELYDFVLDRLRGYYAEQGFDNAQFEAVLAVQPVSLADFDGRLRAVAEFSRCPEAVSLAAANKRVANILRKHADEPGAPPIGRTIDPTRFEADAERELADALASARHDSAAALAAGDYTAALARLSQLQAAVDAFFDSVLVNADDPMVRANRLALLGQLKAQFGAIADIALL